The DNA region GTATGTATATAATCAAGAGCGGAGAAGTAAGGATCGTCAGACGATCTGCTCAGGGGGAGGAGATAACTCTGGCCGTGTTTGGCGAGGGTGATTTCTTCGGGGAGGTTGGGCTGCTGTATAAGCTCCCCAGAACGGCCTCCGCTATAGCATCGACCAGATGTCAGCTTGTAGGATTTTTCAGGCCCGAACTTTTCGACCTGATGGATAGGGACCCGAGATTGGCCGCGAAGGTGCTCTATCAGCTCGGAAGGATCATAGCTCAACGTCTGATCATGACCAATGAACAATATGAGAGATTAGTTGAAAGGTTAAGGGATGAGAGAGGAGAGGTGGAGCTCAAGATCTGAAGGGCTGCTTCAGTTTATAGCCGTCGCCACGGGTATCATAGCCTTGGCTCTCATCATCGGGGTCCTCTATATACTTAGGAGGATACTGGCGCTGTTTACGGTCTCCTTCTTCCTAGCCTATACAGTCAGCCCGATGGTCAACCTTTTGGAAAGGCATAACGTCAACAGGGGCGTGGCTATATTCATCATCTCCATCCTGATACTCGGCATGATAGGCTCAGCCACCTTCGTGGTGGTCAACAGGGCCACCGCGCAGGTGCGAAACCTTACCGCCAGCATTCCTGATATCACCAAGAAGCTTGACGCCAAGCTTTCCGGGCTCTCCGATCGCCTGATGGAGCGATTTCCCCAGCTGACAGATCGAATCGATTTCAATACCGTCTCGGAATTCATATCGAAGCTGAAACTGACTGAGAGGATAACCCCCATCCTTCAAGCGGCGGTCTCCTCTATGGGCAGTTTTATCTCCATACTTTCCATGGCTGTCATCGTGCCCTTTCTTTCTCTCTTCATGCTCATAAGCGGCAGAGGATTCAAGAAGAGGCTGATCGATATGGTTCCAAACAGATACTTCGAGACGACCTTGGTTCTGATACATGAGATAGATAGGCAGTTGGGAAGCTATCTAAGGGGAAGGGCGATTGAGACGGTAGTGTTATCAGCGATCGCCGTGCTTGGTCTTGCTCTGTTGAGGGTCAGGTTTTACGGATTACTGGGGGTGATAACGGGCGTGATGAACCTGATCCCCTATGTCGGGCCGGTTCTGGGGGCCATTCCAGCCTGTATCATGATCCTGGTCGATCCGAACTTCAAGCCGATCATTTTGATCCTGGCCATCATCCTCTTCTTCGTCCTCCAGTTTATAGACAACATGATCTTATTTCCGTTGATCGTCGGTAAGAGCATGGACTTAGGCCCGATAACAACCGTCTTTGTGCTTCTCGTCAGCGCGAAGATCTTCGGATTTCTGGGGCTTATAATCGCCATACCGGCAGCGGCCACCCTGAAGGTCACCCTCGAGGTCCTTCGGGCGGAGTTGAGAGGAGGATAGGATGGATCTCATCCACTCCCCTTCAAACTCGTCCAGGCTCATCCCTAGGTGATCCCTTATGGAGCGATCCGCTCCTTTGACGGCGGCGGTTTTCACCAGCTCCAGAAATGGCTTCCAATCCAGAAGCGCTATCAGATATTCGACGGCCGAGCGGGCCTCGGCATATGCCAGACGAACCCTTTCAGCCGACAAGTTTCTTAAATCCTCAAGCCTCCTTAACGGAATCAGCCTACCTCTTACGGCGGCCTCCCGGAGCCTTTCTCGATCGAGATCGGCGAAAACTCCCGAGAGAAACTCCGCTATGCCCTCCTCCATCCATCCGGGGGGAATCCCGTCGCAGATGGATCTAAGGGCGAGATGTGCGTATTCATGTCTGATGACGGCGACCGTAACGCCCGGATCGAACTCCCCATGCACGACCAATCCTATATATCCCTCAAGCATCCCTGCCGACCATTCCGGCATCTGCGGCGGTTTCTCCCCTACGATCCTAACCTCAGCTCGTGGCAGCTCGATGCCGAACCTCTCGCTGAATTCTCGCCTGAGCCTCTCCAAGAATCGATCTAGCTCGTCCACATGTCCTTCTAAAACCTCAAAGGCTTTTTTCTCCTTGAGAATCCGCTCTTTTCTCCTCAACGCCACCTCTGAGGAGGGATCGATCGAAAGCGCTTCATTCAGATATCTCAGCGCTTCGTCCCACTCTCCGATCATCTCGCAGGCTTTAGCTGCATCAAGTAGAGCGGGCAGGTTCTTCGGGGAAAGTTCCAATCCTCTTCTATAAAACTTTACGGCATCGGGATATCTCCTCATTATGAAAAGGATCGCCCCGGCGTTGAGATAGGCCCCGGCGCAGTTCGGATCGAGTTCGATCACTCTCATATAAAGCCTTAAAGCGCCCGCTAGATCGTCCCGGCTTTTAAGCCTGAACGCCTCCATGAATATCTCATGGGGGTTCATATCTCGATCACCTCGATTCTAATGCCGCCCATCCTTATCACGTCACCTTCGGATATCGAAGCCTTCTCCACCCTCCTGCCGTTAAGAAAAGTCCCGTTTGTGCTATTAAGATCGAGTATCATGAGCTTTCCGTCCTCGAATCGAAGTGCGGCATGCTTTCTGGAGAGCCTTCTGGATGGGTCCGATATTCTGATATCCACCTCACGCCCCCTGCCGATGATGATCTCCGTTTCACCTGAGAGCGGTATTTCCACGGATCGTATCTCCTTTGTCCCCTCATGATAGATGATCTTGAGCTTAACCGCCACCGCTTGTCTCTCCTCACCGTCGTAATCGTAATCCCGCTGGACCAACTCGCTATCGCTTCCATGCGGCTCTCTGCTGTATGCCGGGGTTAGAGCTAAATCCATGGGCATCTCGCGATCGCTTTCCTCCGCTCCGATCGATCCGAGGATCGCCCTCTCAATCCTGTCAAGGGCTCCGGGTCTAGGAGCCGTGAACTCGGATTCCCTGAAGTTCTCCCTGACGAATCTCAGCAGTCTCAACATCCCCTCTATCTCCTCGTCAGGGGGGGATGATAGGAGCTTCTTGTATCGTCTGGGGACTTTCTCCCCTCTCATCGAAGCCGCGTACGCTTCGAGCAGCTCAGCTCTATCAAGCTCATCACTCATGCCAAACCTCCGTTTAAAGCTCAACCCCTTTAGCCCTGAGGAGGCGCCTCAGTTCGGCTGAGCATCGGAAGATCCAGACCTTAATCGTGTTTTCCTTTCGGTTCATTATCTTTGCGATCTCAGATATCCCCAACCCCTCTATATGCCTCAGAACCCAGGCGATTCGGTGTTCGTCTCGTCTGACTTCTAGCAGCGCCTCTTCGATCAGCTCATATGCTTCCCTGTTTTCGACCTCTTTATCCGGGGATGGTCTGGGATCGGGCATCAGGTCAAGCAGGGTTACCCTTTTTTCCTCGTCCACCCATCTCATCGGTTTTTCCTTATCCCGTCGTCTTTTACGCAACGCATCTATGATGGTATTTTTGGCGATCTCGTTCAACCAGGTTTGAAACGAACCCTGTTTCGGGTCCCATAGATTTATCTTCGTCCAGACCTTCATGAAGACGTCCTGACAGACCTCCTCGGCATCCTCATGGTTTTTCAGCATCCTGTAAGCCTTGTTATAAACCCATCCGGCATGCTTTCTGAAAAGCAGCTTAAAAGCGGCCTGATCTCCTAGTTTAACCCTTTCAGCCCAGGCCGAGTCGGTAATCTGATCCAAACTACAACCTCCCCAGGATCGGAGATATGATACGAATAACGGAAACTTGGGTTTCACACTATTATAGCACAAGGGGCCTCTGAGATGTAAATTGACACTCCATTTCACCTCCGGTATAATCTCCATGGGTTCGCATAGAATCGGAGCAAAAGGAGGTGAGCGATTGGATTTACAGGATGCCCTTGATAAGGCTATCTCCCTCGCCCGCGATTCCGGCGAGCTTCTGATGAGATATTTCGGGAACGTGAATTGCATACAGTTCAAGGGTATCGGTGATATCGTGACGGAGGCCGACAAACGGTCCGAGGAGCTGATAGCCTCGGGGATAAAATCCGCTTTCCCCGATCATGTGATCCTGGGTGAGGAGTTCGGCCTCTCCCGAAATGGACGAGGCGGGGATGTGGAATATCTATGGGCGGTCGATCCATTGGATGGGACGAGCAACTACGCCTCGGGAATGCCTATATTCTCCGTCTCGATCTCCCTGCTACATAGAGGCTCGCCTGTACTGGGCGTCGTTTACGATCCGAACCGCGAATGGATGATATATGCCATTGAGGGTCAGGGGGCGTTCCTCAACGGCGATCGGATAGGCGTCAATTCCCGAAGGTCGCTTTCCTCAGTCTCACTCTTCGGCGTCTCAGCCGACGTCATAGCGTCCCTCCCGTCGTTCATGGCCTATTTGGGCAAATGCAGAAGCTTAGGCAGCGCGGCGCTGCATATATGTCACGTGGCGATGGGGATATGGGATGGATGTCTGGACGTTAAGACACATCTCTGGGACGTTGCAGCGGCGGCGTTGATACTACAAGAGGCAGGAGGCAGGTTTACAGATCATAACGGCCGAGCTTACTTTCCCATTCCCGACCGATCACCCCTCCTGTGCGGTGCCGAGATGCCTTTCCTGGCCTCAAACGGGTTGATCCATGATGAAGTGTTAAAACTTATGGGGGTAAGGTGATGCGCAGGAAATGGCTGATACCCTCCGTGTTTCTCATCCTCCTGGCGGCGATCGGCGGACTTCTGCTCTCATCAAGGGGTGATGAGGAGCTCCTGAAATGTCATGTCGTGCGGGTGATCGACGGCGATACCATAGTCGTCACGGTGGAAGGCGAAAGGGGAGAAAGAATGGTGAGATACCTCGGAATAGATGCCCCCGAAAGGGGTAAAGACGGGGAACCGGGCGAGCCTTTCGCAGAGGAGGCCTTTGAGTATAACAAGGCGCTCGTCGAGGGGAAAACGGTATGGCTGGAATTCGATAAGCAGCGGAAGGATAAATACGACCGCCTGCTCGCCTATGTCTACCTCGATCCGCTCAAACTCTCTATGGTCAACGCAATATTCCTGTCACAGGGATACGCCACCTTCATGATCATACCCCCAAACGTCAAGTATGCCGATCAGTTTGAGATGCTGCAAAGGGAAGCCAAAGAGGAGGAGCTGGGGCTCTGGTGGAGGATACCCGATATAACGGTTGAGGAGCTGGAGAACAATCTCAAGAAGTATCTCTACAAGATCTGTGCTGTTCGGTTTAAGGTGGAGAGGACCTTCAAGTCCAGGAAATCAGGAACGAGCTTCCTCGACTCAAAGGCGAAGGAATACCACAAGCATTTCACGGTTGTCATCTTCTCAGACACCGTGAAGAAGTTCCAGAAGATGGGGATAGAGCCTGAAGAATACTACCTCAATAAGAGGATCAGGGTCACGGGAAGAGTGGAATTTTATAAAAAGGGGAGGTATAGGTATCCTGAGATCATCGTCCGAGATCCATCGCAGATAGAGGCGATAAAAGGAGAGGATCGGTAGGGCGGGTTAAATCCCGCCCCCTGATCCGTCAGCGGATCTCTTTGATCTTGCCCCATGACGTGGCCAGTTTGTCGGCGGGATTCACGGCCATGGGTTTATCATCCAACACGAGCGTCTTCATCTCCTCAGGGTTTTTGCCGAAAACGATCGTGTGGTTGCCCCAGCCAACCCAGCCACATTGTCCCACCTCGCCCTTATCGCTATCGTTGGCGATGATGGCGAAGGCGATCTTCATGCCGGGTTCAAACTTGGGCGGGCTGGCTTTAAACTTAACGATGTCGGATGGCATCTGCCACTCATAAAGCGTCTGCTTCGCCGCCTCATCCCGTTTCATCTCGATTATCGCGTCCCCCATAAACGGGCCCGTCTCCTTCTGCCACCCATCATCTACGGCGAAGTTATAAAGATATGTAGTTTGATTAGGCCAACCTGGATCGATCTTGCCCGCCGATGTGTCGATGGCGATCTGTATCCCGTCATCCTCCCACGGGTTTCCGCTTCCTTTAGGGAGATACTGGTCGTCGGTTACCTCGAGGGCGAAATAGAGGTTATCCTCGTCATAGAGAACCCGAAGCTTAGCCAGCAGGTCGTCATCTCCCGTGCGCTTGCCGCCCTGCCATGGTTCCCACGTGTCTTTCCCCATGACGAGGACCCTGGGATGCAGCTTCCAGTCGTCGAAGTTGGCATCGATCTTGATCTCCGCGCTTCCCCTCATAGGCACGAGGTATGTATCCACCTCGGCGGCGTTTAGCTCCTCCACGGCGCCAGCAAGAATGGGAAGGGACAACATAAAGCAGACTGCTATCCATGCTATAAACACCCTCATCGCTTATCCCCCTTAGAATGTCAGCGGGGCGGGCTGATGCCCACCCCATGAATCGTTTATCAACGGATCTTCTTGATCTTGCCCCACGACGTAGCAAGTTTATCGGCAGGATTCACGGCCATGGGCTCACCGCCCAGCACGAGCGTCTTCATCTCCTCAGGGTTTTTGCCGAAAACGATCGTGTGGTTACCCCAACCAACCCAACCGGTTTGCCCTATGGCGTCCTCATCGCTGTCGTTGACGATGATGGCGAATGCGATCTCCATGCCGGGCTTGAATTTAACCCCTCCCTCCGTGGATTTGACGATATCAGAGGGCATCTGCCACTCATAAATCGTCTGTTTTGTCGCCTCATCCCGTTTCATCTCGATTATCGCATCGCCCATGAACGGCCCTGCTTCCTTCTGCCATCCGTCATCAACGGCGAAGTTATACAGATAGGTGGTTTTGTTGGGCCAACCCGGATCGATCTTGCCCGCCGATGTGTCGATGGCGAT from Candidatus Poribacteria bacterium includes:
- a CDS encoding cyclic nucleotide-binding domain-containing protein, which codes for MRGLHFSGVWSNLTKRGSEREKDIIEVLRSTPIFAELSDRDLKKIAQIAYQRIYDENETIFREGQSSAGMYIIKSGEVRIVRRSAQGEEITLAVFGEGDFFGEVGLLYKLPRTASAIASTRCQLVGFFRPELFDLMDRDPRLAAKVLYQLGRIIAQRLIMTNEQYERLVERLRDERGEVELKI
- a CDS encoding tetratricopeptide repeat protein, with translation MNPHEIFMEAFRLKSRDDLAGALRLYMRVIELDPNCAGAYLNAGAILFIMRRYPDAVKFYRRGLELSPKNLPALLDAAKACEMIGEWDEALRYLNEALSIDPSSEVALRRKERILKEKKAFEVLEGHVDELDRFLERLRREFSERFGIELPRAEVRIVGEKPPQMPEWSAGMLEGYIGLVVHGEFDPGVTVAVIRHEYAHLALRSICDGIPPGWMEEGIAEFLSGVFADLDRERLREAAVRGRLIPLRRLEDLRNLSAERVRLAYAEARSAVEYLIALLDWKPFLELVKTAAVKGADRSIRDHLGMSLDEFEGEWMRSILSSSQLRPKDLEGDLQGGRCRYGDYKPQKSEDLRADEKHKDGCYRA
- a CDS encoding FHA domain-containing protein, which produces MSDELDRAELLEAYAASMRGEKVPRRYKKLLSSPPDEEIEGMLRLLRFVRENFRESEFTAPRPGALDRIERAILGSIGAEESDREMPMDLALTPAYSREPHGSDSELVQRDYDYDGEERQAVAVKLKIIYHEGTKEIRSVEIPLSGETEIIIGRGREVDIRISDPSRRLSRKHAALRFEDGKLMILDLNSTNGTFLNGRRVEKASISEGDVIRMGGIRIEVIEI
- a CDS encoding RNA polymerase sigma factor, coding for MDQITDSAWAERVKLGDQAAFKLLFRKHAGWVYNKAYRMLKNHEDAEEVCQDVFMKVWTKINLWDPKQGSFQTWLNEIAKNTIIDALRKRRRDKEKPMRWVDEEKRVTLLDLMPDPRPSPDKEVENREAYELIEEALLEVRRDEHRIAWVLRHIEGLGISEIAKIMNRKENTIKVWIFRCSAELRRLLRAKGVEL
- a CDS encoding inositol monophosphatase translates to MDLQDALDKAISLARDSGELLMRYFGNVNCIQFKGIGDIVTEADKRSEELIASGIKSAFPDHVILGEEFGLSRNGRGGDVEYLWAVDPLDGTSNYASGMPIFSVSISLLHRGSPVLGVVYDPNREWMIYAIEGQGAFLNGDRIGVNSRRSLSSVSLFGVSADVIASLPSFMAYLGKCRSLGSAALHICHVAMGIWDGCLDVKTHLWDVAAAALILQEAGGRFTDHNGRAYFPIPDRSPLLCGAEMPFLASNGLIHDEVLKLMGVR
- a CDS encoding thermonuclease family protein codes for the protein MRRKWLIPSVFLILLAAIGGLLLSSRGDEELLKCHVVRVIDGDTIVVTVEGERGERMVRYLGIDAPERGKDGEPGEPFAEEAFEYNKALVEGKTVWLEFDKQRKDKYDRLLAYVYLDPLKLSMVNAIFLSQGYATFMIIPPNVKYADQFEMLQREAKEEELGLWWRIPDITVEELENNLKKYLYKICAVRFKVERTFKSRKSGTSFLDSKAKEYHKHFTVVIFSDTVKKFQKMGIEPEEYYLNKRIRVTGRVEFYKKGRYRYPEIIVRDPSQIEAIKGEDR